One Myxococcota bacterium DNA segment encodes these proteins:
- a CDS encoding cytochrome c biogenesis protein CcdA produces MLLTSFIAGFLGSLSPCVYPLIPITLSVMGIRRYDSHWHGFRIALSYVAGMVLLHTALGVLFAYLGILAGSSLQSPWLNAFLTIMMLLMALSLMGVFNWTLPPKFTHMLTRIGAKRGHKSSFLMGLVAGVIAVPCTGPILAGILTKIAETQDMVEGSYLMFSYGLGMGLPFLVLGTFSSSISKLPKGGPWMNRIKILLGLILIWMSFNYAVAAWSGFAHPSASEQNIEAQIDKAHAANKTVVLDFWADWCTLCHEMDEKTFGNETVKEALKNVEVIRVDVTVDSSETRALQEAYGIVGLPTLVFLDSGRKVSGFVGPKDFLELLNER; encoded by the coding sequence ATGTTACTCACCAGTTTTATTGCCGGATTCTTAGGCAGCTTATCACCCTGCGTGTACCCGCTCATACCCATCACACTTAGTGTGATGGGTATTCGGCGTTATGATTCTCATTGGCACGGCTTTCGAATCGCGCTGAGCTATGTGGCTGGCATGGTCTTGCTGCATACCGCTTTAGGAGTCCTGTTTGCCTATTTAGGAATTTTAGCGGGTTCAAGCCTGCAAAGTCCATGGCTCAATGCTTTTTTGACCATCATGATGCTTTTGATGGCGCTTAGCTTAATGGGTGTCTTCAACTGGACACTGCCCCCTAAGTTCACCCACATGCTCACGCGAATCGGCGCCAAGCGTGGCCATAAAAGCAGTTTTCTGATGGGTTTGGTTGCCGGGGTTATTGCTGTACCCTGCACCGGGCCAATTCTCGCAGGCATCTTGACTAAGATTGCTGAAACGCAAGACATGGTCGAAGGCTCCTATTTGATGTTTTCCTATGGGCTTGGCATGGGTCTGCCATTTTTGGTCTTGGGAACTTTTTCGTCTTCGATTAGTAAATTGCCCAAGGGCGGGCCTTGGATGAACCGCATTAAGATTTTGCTAGGGCTTATCCTGATTTGGATGAGTTTTAATTATGCGGTGGCCGCATGGAGCGGCTTTGCTCACCCCTCGGCCAGCGAGCAAAACATCGAAGCTCAAATCGACAAAGCGCACGCGGCTAATAAAACCGTCGTTTTGGATTTCTGGGCAGACTGGTGCACGCTATGTCATGAGATGGATGAGAAAACCTTCGGAAATGAGACCGTGAAGGAAGCTTTAAAGAACGTGGAAGTCATTCGGGTAGATGTCACTGTAGACTCGTCAGAAACAAGAGCACTGCAAGAAGCCTACGGAATCGTAGGGCTACCAACCTTGGTGTTTTTAGACAGCGGCAGGAAAGTTAGCGGTTTCGTAGGCCCGAAAGACTTTCTGGAATTGCTAAACGAGCGGTAG
- the aroB gene encoding 3-dehydroquinate synthase, with translation MLGRNIILAGFMGSGKSRIGRILAEKLSMPFVDMDRTIEERQGKTVQQIFAEYGEPFFRELERQLCFELSRKSGVIIASGGGALIPQGNRDLFAEHSIFCLRAPFEVLAERLSRNQKRPLAPHAKQLWVERQPIYDKIFHQVESHKEAPDKIAERIARLYELDARFEVPKDSFYPVIIRSGAYEELPDFLEWLGLTQRKLAVISNPEIAAQHQPKIGELINIPEGESHKTLATVASLYNALLDGDFTRHDTLMALGGGVVGDITGFVAATYWRGMNYIQVPTSLLAMVDSSVGGKTGVDLPQGKNLVGAFKNPIGVLIDPAFLKTLPERELKCGLAEVVKHAVIGDLELFEHLEQGKMDLEWVIRRAIAVKIKIVREDPYEQDKRILLNLGHTFGHAIELLSCYEIRHGEAVAIGMVQAAEYALQQEVCQPKMVTRLRALLTKLGLPTDVPKEISKKDLWDAMRHDKKRKDGKLRLILPKDIGDVRVIAV, from the coding sequence ATGCTAGGCCGAAATATCATTTTGGCTGGTTTTATGGGCAGCGGCAAAAGCCGAATTGGTCGAATTTTGGCCGAAAAACTGTCCATGCCTTTTGTGGATATGGATCGCACCATCGAAGAGCGACAAGGTAAAACGGTCCAACAAATCTTTGCGGAATACGGTGAGCCTTTTTTCAGGGAATTAGAACGGCAACTTTGTTTTGAATTATCTCGAAAGTCGGGCGTTATTATTGCTTCAGGGGGCGGAGCCTTAATTCCCCAGGGGAATCGCGATTTATTTGCTGAGCATTCAATCTTTTGTTTAAGAGCGCCCTTTGAAGTGCTGGCTGAGCGATTGTCTCGCAATCAAAAACGGCCCCTGGCGCCGCATGCCAAGCAGTTGTGGGTAGAGCGCCAACCAATTTATGACAAGATATTTCATCAGGTAGAAAGCCACAAAGAAGCGCCCGATAAGATTGCGGAGCGCATTGCACGTCTTTATGAGCTCGATGCCAGGTTTGAAGTCCCCAAAGATAGCTTTTATCCAGTGATAATCCGCTCAGGAGCTTACGAGGAGCTTCCGGACTTTTTGGAATGGCTAGGATTGACGCAGCGAAAGTTGGCGGTGATTAGTAACCCTGAAATAGCAGCGCAGCACCAACCGAAAATTGGTGAGCTTATCAATATTCCAGAAGGCGAGTCGCACAAAACTCTGGCCACTGTAGCGAGTCTGTACAACGCACTGTTAGATGGCGATTTCACTAGGCATGACACATTGATGGCTTTAGGCGGCGGCGTTGTGGGCGACATAACAGGCTTTGTGGCAGCCACGTACTGGCGCGGCATGAATTACATTCAAGTTCCCACAAGCCTGCTAGCCATGGTGGATTCCAGTGTTGGCGGGAAAACAGGCGTGGATTTGCCCCAGGGCAAAAATTTGGTCGGAGCCTTCAAAAACCCCATCGGGGTATTAATCGACCCCGCCTTTTTAAAAACGCTCCCTGAACGAGAGCTGAAATGCGGCCTGGCAGAAGTGGTAAAGCACGCGGTAATAGGCGATTTGGAGTTATTTGAACACTTAGAACAAGGCAAAATGGACCTCGAATGGGTGATTCGCCGAGCCATAGCTGTCAAAATTAAAATTGTTCGTGAAGACCCATATGAGCAAGATAAGCGCATACTGCTAAACCTGGGTCACACCTTCGGGCACGCGATCGAGCTATTAAGCTGCTATGAAATCCGCCACGGAGAAGCTGTGGCCATAGGAATGGTGCAAGCGGCCGAGTACGCCCTTCAACAGGAGGTATGCCAGCCGAAGATGGTGACGCGCCTCAGAGCATTACTGACCAAGTTAGGTTTGCCCACGGACGTTCCAAAAGAGATTTCCAAGAAAGACCTTTGGGACGCGATGCGCCATGATAAAAAGCGGAAAGATGGCAAGTTGCGGCTAATTTTACCTAAAGACATCGGGGATGTACGAGTGATCGCTGTTTAG